A genomic stretch from uncultured Cohaesibacter sp. includes:
- a CDS encoding ribonuclease T2, with protein MRTKTGKSYPLTAFMLLMVGFLTCAGTSRPAQADQAGKFDYYILTLSWSPTYCADQAKRHRDQLQCFSERSYGFVIHGLWPQYETGYPDRCPTRFRDPSDKLVTQMLNFSPSKSLIHHEWDKHGTCSGLNALDYFRLAVKSFKKLNRPKLFKELDRPLIMTASQIEQSFYDANPALPQNSLFVTCARQKLREVRICLDKAGEPRRCSASALKGRCRSKGKLRILAVR; from the coding sequence ATGAGAACCAAAACCGGAAAATCTTATCCGCTCACAGCATTCATGCTTCTCATGGTGGGCTTTCTGACCTGCGCTGGCACTTCCCGACCGGCCCAGGCAGATCAAGCCGGTAAGTTCGACTATTATATTCTGACCCTTTCATGGTCTCCCACCTATTGCGCAGATCAGGCAAAGCGTCATCGCGATCAACTGCAATGCTTCTCCGAAAGATCCTACGGCTTTGTCATTCATGGTCTCTGGCCGCAATATGAGACCGGCTATCCCGATCGCTGCCCGACCCGTTTTCGTGATCCGTCCGATAAGCTGGTCACTCAAATGCTCAATTTCTCGCCCAGCAAAAGCCTCATTCATCATGAGTGGGACAAGCATGGCACCTGCAGCGGTCTCAATGCGCTGGACTATTTCCGCCTCGCGGTAAAAAGCTTCAAGAAGCTCAATCGGCCCAAACTGTTTAAAGAGTTGGACCGCCCTCTCATTATGACGGCTAGCCAGATCGAACAGAGCTTTTACGACGCCAATCCCGCTCTGCCCCAAAATAGCCTCTTTGTGACCTGTGCCCGCCAGAAGCTGCGCGAGGTGCGTATATGCCTTGATAAAGCAGGCGAGCCAAGACGCTGCAGCGCGTCCGCCCTCAAGGGACGATGCCGCTCGAAAGGCAAACTACGCATTCTGGCAGTGCGGTGA
- the rlmJ gene encoding 23S rRNA (adenine(2030)-N(6))-methyltransferase RlmJ, translating into MNYRHIYHAGNFADCLKHIILTRILAYLQKKDKPCFVLDTHAGIGEYDMTSDEAQKTGEWLEGIGRLRATDKHFPQEISDCLSDYLGIIDKLNPDGEMALYPGSPRLIEQMLRPIDRATFIEKHPQDAETLALTMGRYRQIHVREDDGWVALRADLPPKERRGMVLVDPPFEEPDEYLRMIEAFLKGYRRWSTGIYCLWYPIKARRDVDDAAQMLAESGVDNILRAEMIIHKLDTAKRLNGTGLFIINPPYILHDELKALLPVLADIFGQTARRSSVEWIAPPK; encoded by the coding sequence ATGAACTATCGCCATATCTATCACGCAGGCAACTTTGCCGATTGCCTCAAACACATCATTCTTACCCGCATCCTCGCCTATTTGCAGAAGAAGGATAAGCCTTGCTTTGTACTGGATACTCATGCAGGCATCGGGGAATATGATATGACCAGCGATGAAGCCCAGAAAACGGGCGAATGGCTGGAAGGTATTGGGCGCCTTAGGGCAACGGATAAGCACTTCCCTCAGGAGATTTCAGACTGCCTTTCCGATTATCTGGGTATCATCGACAAGCTTAACCCGGATGGTGAGATGGCCCTTTATCCGGGCTCTCCTCGCCTCATCGAGCAGATGCTGCGCCCCATCGACCGGGCCACCTTCATCGAGAAACACCCGCAAGATGCCGAAACGCTGGCGCTCACCATGGGCAGGTACCGGCAAATCCATGTGCGAGAAGATGATGGCTGGGTTGCCTTGCGCGCAGATTTGCCCCCCAAGGAACGGCGCGGAATGGTGCTGGTCGATCCCCCTTTTGAGGAGCCGGACGAATATCTCCGCATGATCGAGGCGTTCCTGAAGGGATATCGTCGCTGGTCAACCGGTATCTATTGCCTCTGGTATCCCATCAAGGCAAGGCGGGACGTGGATGACGCGGCTCAGATGCTGGCCGAATCCGGCGTTGATAATATCCTGCGCGCCGAGATGATCATTCATAAGCTCGACACAGCAAAGCGCCTGAATGGAACGGGGCTGTTCATTATCAACCCGCCCTACATATTGCATGACGAATTGAAAGCGCTTCTGCCCGTGCTTGCCGATATATTCGGACAGACAGCGCGGCGCTCAAGTGTTGAGTGGATAGCGCCTCCCAAATAG
- a CDS encoding MBL fold metallo-hydrolase produces the protein MKVAIIPVTPFQQNCTLIWDEESSKGVVIDPGGDVEKILQVLEHEKITVERILITHGHIDHIGGAAELRDALDVDVEGPHEADRELIQRVADQALQFGVPAAKPYEPDRWLKQGDTVDIAGMPFDVLHCPGHAPGHVVFFNEEARFAIMGDVLFNGSIGRTDLPGSNHEALMASIRDKILPLGDDVAFICGHGNHSTIGDERHNNPFLKGL, from the coding sequence ATGAAGGTTGCAATCATTCCCGTAACACCATTCCAACAGAATTGTACCCTCATCTGGGATGAGGAAAGCAGCAAGGGCGTTGTTATAGATCCGGGTGGGGATGTGGAAAAAATCCTGCAGGTGCTTGAACATGAAAAGATCACAGTCGAGCGCATTCTGATTACCCACGGGCATATCGATCATATCGGCGGCGCTGCAGAATTGCGCGACGCATTGGATGTGGATGTCGAAGGCCCGCATGAAGCGGACAGGGAACTGATCCAACGGGTGGCTGATCAGGCTCTGCAATTCGGCGTTCCTGCTGCCAAGCCATACGAGCCGGATCGTTGGCTCAAGCAAGGGGATACGGTTGATATCGCCGGTATGCCTTTTGATGTTCTGCATTGTCCAGGGCACGCGCCGGGGCATGTGGTTTTCTTCAATGAAGAGGCCCGGTTTGCTATCATGGGGGATGTTCTGTTCAATGGCTCCATTGGCCGGACGGATCTGCCGGGCAGCAATCACGAGGCGCTGATGGCTTCCATTCGGGATAAAATTCTGCCTCTTGGCGATGATGTTGCCTTTATCTGTGGGCATGGCAATCATTCCACCATCGGTGATGAGCGGCACAATAATCCTTTTCTCAAGGGGCTTTGA
- a CDS encoding DUF2164 domain-containing protein: MSDISFSKEEKARLVEILQAYLREELDQDLGRFEAEFLLDHLVTHLGPVFYNKGLLDAQALLQKHMDGYNDDLYSLEKG; the protein is encoded by the coding sequence ATGAGCGACATATCTTTTTCGAAAGAAGAAAAGGCAAGGCTTGTCGAAATCCTGCAGGCCTATCTTCGCGAGGAACTGGATCAGGATCTGGGACGGTTTGAAGCCGAGTTTTTGCTCGATCATCTCGTTACCCATCTTGGGCCTGTCTTTTACAATAAGGGCTTGCTGGATGCGCAAGCGCTGCTGCAAAAGCATATGGATGGATATAACGACGATCTCTACAGCCTTGAAAAAGGGTAG